A single genomic interval of Oryza sativa Japonica Group chromosome 7, ASM3414082v1 harbors:
- the LOC4344173 gene encoding uncharacterized protein At5g39865, with the protein MEDGCSKVVSGGGSGSCGGGAKKPFHFARSLTYHHHQGHRVLPPAAKWRRHQLADEPRARPKDVVLYTTSLRGVRRTFADCSSVRAILRGFRVAVDERDVSMDAAFRRELRSLLDARGRAFSLPQLLVGGRLVGGADEVKQLHESGQLRRLLDGAAGQDPAYVCDGCGGVRFVPCTACGGGRKVFVEEEDRVQRCGDCNENGLVRCPNCCS; encoded by the coding sequence atggaggacgGCTGCAGCAAGGTTGTGAGCGGTGGTGGGAGcgggagctgcggcggcggcgccaagaAGCCGTTCCACTTCGCGCGGTCGCTGAcataccaccaccaccaggggCACCGggtgctgccgccggcggcgaagtgGAGGCGGCACCAGCTCGCCGACGAGCCGCGAGCGCGGCCCAAGGACGTGGTGCTGTACACGACGTCGCTGCGCGGGGTGCGGCGCACGTTCGCGGACTGCTCCTCGGTGCGCGCCATCCTGCGGGGGTtccgcgtcgccgtcgacgagcgCGACGTGTCCATGGACGCCGCGTTCCGCCGCGAGCTGCGGTCCCTGCTCgacgcgcgcggccgcgcctTCTCGCTCCCGCAGCTGCTGGTCGGCGGCCGGCTCgtgggcggcgccgacgaggtcaAGCAGCTCCACGAGAGCGGCCAGCTGCGGCGCCtcctcgacggcgccgccggccaggACCCGGCCTACGTCTgcgacggctgcggcggcgtccGCTTCGTCCCCTGCaccgcctgcggcggcggccgcaaggtgttcgtcgaggaggaggatcgcGTGCAGCGCTGCGGCGATTGCAACGAGAACGGATTGGTACGCTGCCCTAATTGCTGTTCTTGA